In Bacteroidales bacterium, a genomic segment contains:
- a CDS encoding succinate dehydrogenase cytochrome b subunit: MGNSTLQLSSITKKVIMALAGLFLISFLLVHLGINLTVLIPGSGIEIFNKAAHFMGTNPAIKVFEVVLFGGFIIHILYGLALQLQNWKARPQGYKVTTTTQLSFFSKFMIHTGVLIFIFLFIHMIDFYFKAKFTDIVPTVMYDGKEYHDLGSLIIEKFKMMGFVIAYLVAFVFLGFHLHHAFQSAFQSMGWNHSKYTPFVKKLSLVVSVVIPLGFAIIPMVIYFSSSY, translated from the coding sequence ATGGGTAATTCTACTTTACAACTCTCCTCCATCACCAAAAAAGTCATCATGGCTTTGGCGGGCTTGTTTCTGATTTCGTTTCTGCTGGTGCATCTTGGCATTAACCTCACGGTACTGATTCCCGGATCTGGCATTGAAATTTTCAACAAAGCAGCCCATTTTATGGGGACCAATCCGGCGATAAAGGTGTTTGAAGTCGTCCTTTTTGGCGGCTTTATCATCCACATCCTTTATGGTCTGGCGCTTCAACTGCAAAACTGGAAGGCAAGGCCTCAGGGCTACAAGGTGACCACAACCACCCAGCTTTCCTTTTTCTCAAAATTTATGATCCATACCGGGGTGTTGATTTTCATCTTCCTGTTCATACACATGATTGATTTCTACTTTAAGGCCAAATTTACTGATATTGTTCCAACAGTGATGTATGACGGGAAAGAATATCACGATCTGGGTTCGCTCATCATCGAAAAATTCAAGATGATGGGTTTTGTGATTGCTTACCTGGTTGCCTTTGTCTTCCTGGGCTTTCACCTGCATCATGCATTTCAGTCAGCATTTCAATCCATGGGTTGGAACCACAGCAAATACACTCCATTCGTCAAGAAATTGAGTTTGGTTGTATCAGTTGTCATCCCACTTGGATTTGCCATCATTCCGATGGTCATTTATTTCAGTTCAAGTTATTAA